GCGAGGATCTCGCGCGCCGCCTCTGATGCCTGCAGAGACGTCTCGGCGATGCCGTCTAGGAAGAACTCCAGCCATGTTTCCCAGTCGCCGCTCTCACGAACCTGCTGCAGCAGGTCGTAGTACTGGCGGCGATGCGTCTTGAAATAGAGACTGAGATAGAGGATCGGCTCCTTCAGGATGCCCTGCGTGCAGAGCAGGAACGTGATCAGCAGCCGACCGAGACGACCGTTACCATCGAGAAACGGATGAATGGTCTCGAACTGCACGTGGACCAGCCCAGCCTTGATGAGGGTCGGCATTTCTGGCGTGTCGGCATGGATGAACGCTTCCAGGTCCGACATTAGGTCGAGGACGTGCTCGGGCGGTGCCGGGACGAAGAGGGCATTGCCGGGTCGCGTGCCACCGATCCAGTTCTGTGACCGTCGGAAGTCGCCTGGTTGCTTCGTGCTACCGCGGCCCTTTTGAAGAAGGATGGCGTGGATCTCCCGGATCAGGCGCAGGGAAAGCGGAAGGCCTTCGCGGATCCTCTCGAGGCCATGGTTCATGGCGGCGACGTAGTTGGAAACCTCCTGCACGTCGTCGAGCGGGACGCCCGGCGCTTCCTCGCTCTCGAAGAGCAGCAGGTCGGAAAGCGACGACTGCGTGCCCTCGATCTACGAGGATAGCAGCGCCTCCTTGCGGACGTACATGTAAAGAAAGAGAGGAGTGTCGGGCAGGATGGAGGTCACGCCATCGAGTCGCCCGATCGCACGGTTCGCGCGCTCGAGGTGACGGTAGAGCCGCTCCATCCTGACGGGCGGAGACGGCGGCAAGGGCGGAGGCACAAACGCCTCCGCGCGCTCCCCTGCGGTCGAGATCGCTACGAGGCGTCCCAGGCGCGATGGCTCCGCTGCTGACGCCATGGTTGAAAAAGGATCCTTTCCTTGGCAGGCCGATTGAGAAAGGATAGCGCAAAATCCTTTCTTTGTTGTGGTTCTAACGGAAGCTTCCTTTTATGTAAAATGTTCATTCCCTCTATCCGCGCCAGGTCCGGTCTGGCCTCAGGCCTGTGTTTTGAACCGCCAGCTCTCATTGCCGGCCAAGGAACGCTCTGCTCGCGAGATCGCAGACGAGCGTCCCGTTCATTGGCGTCCCGGAAATGGAACTCGTCGATCTCGTTGGCCAGCGGCAGCTTGGCGATGGTCATCTGGTGCTTGATGAAGTCCGCTTGGGACCCTGAGATGGGCGGGAGGCTGGTTGGGCTCAGCCAAAAGACAAGAGCGAGTGTGAACCTCGCGGCGCGGGTGTGAACCTCCAGAACCGAGGTTCACACGGACAACCCGCTGATCTCAATGGGAAATGTGAACCTTGTGAACCTTGTGAACCTTTTTCCACCCCTACGCACACGCGCGCGCGCGCGCACATGAAAGAAGAGGCCGGAACAGGTTCACAAGGTTCACAAGGTTCACAAACCCGAACCAGATCAGATGGTTACGGGTGTGAACCTGCGGGGGAACCTCCAGGGGGAGGTTCTCAAGGTTCACACATCCCCGACTGGCTGCGCGAGCTCGATCCATGAGGCACGCACACCCCGATCCGACGGCGGCGGCCCCGTACCGCCAAGCACCAGGCCGCCGCCGCCTTCCACCACGACCAGCCACCGTCAAAGGAGACCCATCATGGCTGACCTGACTGTGTCCAGCGCCGCGCGTGGCGCAACCCCGCAACTGCCGCCGGGCGCAGATGCGCACCGCACCATGCTGGCGCTCGATCTGGGCACCTCGACTGGTTGGGCGCTGCGCACCCCGGATGGTCTGATCACCAGCGGCACGCTCTCGCTGCGCCCCAGCCGCTATGACGGTGGCGGCATGCGCTATCTGCGCTTCTCGGGCTGGCTCGGCGAGCTCGACAGGCTCTCCGGTCCGGTCGCCGCCATCTGGTTCGAGGAGGTCCGCCGCCACGCTGCGACCGACGCCGCCCATGTCTATGGCGGGCTCATGGCCACGCTGACCGCCTGGGCTGAACTGCGCGGCGTGCCCTATCAGGGTGTCCCGGTCGGCACGATCAAGCGTCACGCTACCGGCAAGGGTAATGCGCCCAAGGAGGCCATGATCGCGGCAGGCCGCGCCCGCGGGTTCTCGCCCGCCGATGAAAATGAGGCCGACGCCATCGCCATCCTACTGTGGGCCATCGAGACCCGGGGAGGTGTGCTGTGAGGTGGGCGCCGCGCGGATACGGCGGCCAGCGCCGCAGCCCCGAAGAGGTCAAGCGCGAGGGATGGCGCGAGCAGCGCGTCATCGCGGTCTCGCTCGATGATGATCGCCTGACCTGGCCCGAGCGTGAGATGATCCGGCAACTCGGCGAGAAGCTCTATGGCCCCCAGAACAGGGACATGCGCCGATGATCCAATGGACACTGACCATGGTCGCGGACCGTCTTGAGAGCGCAGCCGATGTGCTCGCCACGCTGCCCGGCGTCAAGCCGCAGGGCTATTTCAGCGCGTGGCCCGAGTACGTCCACAGCTTTGCTGATCAGGTGGGTCAGACACCCCGCATGAGCCGGCCGCGCCCGAGCCCCCACCAGATCAGCCAGGCCGAACAAGCCATGCTCTGGCTGCGCTGGCTGGAGAAAGACGATGCCCGCCTCGTCTGGGCGCGCGCCAACCGCAGTCCATGGAAGGCCATCTGCTGGGATCTCGGGGTCAGCCGCGCCACCGCGAACCGGCGCCATGATTACGCTCTGGCCGTAATCGCCTGGCGGCTGAACGGGCGCAATGTGCCTCGGCTGCGGTCGCGGCGCCATGTGATCGAACGGGTCAAAGAGGGGTCCTGACCCCGTCAGCGCCGCGTGCCTTTCTTGTCCGTACGGTGTCCGTATGATATCAGAGCCAAAGGGAGATATCCGCCATGTTCAGTGCTGAAGCCAAATCCGAACGCATCGAGGTGCGCACCACGCCGACCATGAAGGCGTTGCTGCAGCGCGCCGCCACGTCCTCGCACAAGAACGTGACGGAGTTCCT
The window above is part of the Hyphomonadaceae bacterium ML37 genome. Proteins encoded here:
- a CDS encoding DUF6362 family protein is translated as MIQWTLTMVADRLESAADVLATLPGVKPQGYFSAWPEYVHSFADQVGQTPRMSRPRPSPHQISQAEQAMLWLRWLEKDDARLVWARANRSPWKAICWDLGVSRATANRRHDYALAVIAWRLNGRNVPRLRSRRHVIERVKEGS
- a CDS encoding Fic family protein — encoded protein: MQEVSNYVAAMNHGLERIREGLPLSLRLIREIHAILLQKGRGSTKQPGDFRRSQNWIGGTRPGNALFVPAPPEHVLDLMSDLEAFIHADTPEMPTLIKAGLVHVQFETIHPFLDGNGRLGRLLITFLLCTQGILKEPILYLSLYFKTHRRQYYDLLQQVRESGDWETWLEFFLDGIAETSLQASEAAREILALFEADRHRIEDLGRPAASALRVHQLLQQKPIIGIPAAAQRLSISPPTIAKSIQHLEDLGIVREVTGKQRGRMYVYSDYLSILSRGTEPL